A genomic window from Leptolyngbya sp. BL0902 includes:
- a CDS encoding biotin--[acetyl-CoA-carboxylase] ligase: MDLRRLHQTLQQPPSTLGVVPELGGLRPRFQVQWVEETGSTNQNLMTQMVAGAAAGTVLIAATQRAGRGQWGRQWQSPSGGLYLSLGLRPEMTVQRSLCLTLASAWGLATSLENLGIPAQVKWPNDLVVNGRKLGGILVETRVQGDQVLAATVGLGLNYTNPIPPTGISLGQLLNFPDQSTHPLNSLEGVAAVALYGLMQGYHVWQSQGDQAFLALYQQRMTHLGQSVVVHHQTGTVVGLASSGNLSVRIASDGTGAPLEVEVLPGDVSLGYNA, encoded by the coding sequence TTGGATCTCCGCCGACTACACCAAACCCTTCAGCAGCCCCCCAGCACCCTTGGCGTGGTGCCAGAACTAGGCGGATTGCGTCCGCGTTTTCAGGTGCAGTGGGTGGAGGAAACCGGATCGACTAACCAAAACCTAATGACCCAAATGGTGGCGGGGGCGGCGGCAGGAACGGTGCTGATTGCGGCCACCCAGCGGGCGGGACGGGGGCAATGGGGGCGACAGTGGCAGTCTCCATCGGGGGGGCTGTATCTTTCTTTGGGGCTGCGGCCAGAAATGACGGTGCAGCGTAGTCTATGCCTCACCTTAGCCAGTGCCTGGGGATTGGCCACTAGCCTAGAGAATTTGGGCATTCCGGCCCAGGTGAAATGGCCCAACGATTTGGTGGTGAATGGCCGCAAGCTGGGCGGCATTTTGGTTGAAACGCGGGTACAGGGCGATCAGGTGCTAGCCGCCACCGTGGGCCTAGGTCTGAACTACACGAACCCTATTCCGCCTACGGGAATTTCCCTAGGGCAGCTTCTAAATTTCCCGGATCAGTCCACCCATCCCTTGAATAGCCTGGAAGGTGTGGCCGCCGTCGCCCTTTACGGGTTGATGCAGGGCTACCACGTTTGGCAAAGCCAGGGAGACCAAGCCTTTCTGGCGCTTTATCAGCAACGCATGACCCACCTGGGCCAGTCGGTGGTGGTTCACCATCAAACCGGAACCGTAGTGGGTTTGGCGTCCTCCGGGAACCTGTCGGTGCGGATTGCGTCCGACGGTACTGGTGCGCCCCTGGAGGTGGAAGTTCTGCCCGGTGATGTCAGTTTAGGCTACAATGCGTAG